The following are from one region of the Halopiger xanaduensis SH-6 genome:
- a CDS encoding S8 family peptidase, with protein MYRRDLLRKSGATAVAITSPAFIGPLSGPIGSSETLTAFAAARNAGIKTYGDDNPSFLIPYEPAEDGEESQQRKSIREYVTSNDGRILRDLESVGMLAVSVPWDAVGRQSRFGLKYWSGGFDKLDYVEYADANAVLSRPETVNEFATSSEVSHDLNLRESASMAISGTSSPNLDGLAFDGDAPEATLTEARDLVRASDTFLSGIDTSGTIAESIDTGANDESVFEDSSGTLRFLDPSTGYAKDGDPTVGADGPSAVADGDGHGSWVTGCIAGSNGFGQSADILVAKSLGDGGSGEVKDIAAGIELAVAESADVVCLSLGSPQWSQSLADALEEAWNAGVFPVVAVGNDRYATTFVASPASDDNAFGVNATNVPESGDRDDAKIAYFGNVGPHPGNFDLSDGESRDATPKLAAPGMNVRVEPFGVKSGTSMAAPMVAGGALVLAAEGYDNEEIWDRLTACAYPIPNAGVTETEYGLLDVEAAVNGHEYEDSQEDVRNEAAIARDEFNRGYAEVRGRTLGGLFS; from the coding sequence ATGTATAGGAGAGACCTTCTACGCAAGTCGGGAGCAACGGCAGTCGCAATCACGTCGCCGGCCTTCATCGGACCACTGTCCGGTCCAATCGGCTCGAGCGAGACGTTGACGGCGTTCGCAGCCGCACGCAACGCGGGGATCAAAACCTACGGCGACGACAACCCGTCGTTCCTGATCCCCTACGAACCTGCGGAGGACGGTGAGGAGAGCCAACAGCGCAAGTCGATCCGCGAATACGTCACGTCCAACGACGGTCGGATTCTCCGAGACCTTGAGTCGGTCGGTATGCTGGCTGTCTCGGTCCCATGGGACGCGGTCGGCCGCCAATCGCGGTTCGGTCTCAAGTACTGGTCGGGTGGCTTTGATAAGCTCGATTACGTCGAGTACGCCGACGCGAACGCCGTGCTCTCGCGGCCGGAGACGGTCAACGAATTCGCGACATCCTCGGAGGTGTCCCACGACCTCAACCTCCGCGAGTCAGCGAGCATGGCAATCAGCGGAACCAGCAGCCCGAACCTCGATGGGCTTGCGTTCGACGGCGACGCGCCAGAGGCGACGCTGACCGAAGCGCGCGACCTCGTGCGCGCGAGTGATACGTTTCTCTCGGGGATCGACACCTCAGGGACGATCGCCGAGTCGATCGACACTGGGGCGAACGACGAGTCGGTCTTCGAGGACTCGAGCGGAACACTCCGGTTTCTCGATCCGTCGACGGGCTACGCGAAAGACGGCGACCCGACGGTCGGCGCGGACGGCCCGTCAGCCGTCGCAGACGGTGACGGCCATGGCTCGTGGGTCACAGGCTGTATCGCCGGGTCGAACGGCTTCGGACAATCGGCCGATATCCTGGTCGCGAAGTCCCTCGGTGACGGCGGCAGCGGCGAGGTCAAGGATATCGCGGCCGGTATCGAACTGGCCGTCGCCGAAAGCGCTGACGTCGTCTGCCTTTCACTCGGGAGTCCGCAGTGGTCCCAATCGCTCGCAGACGCGCTCGAGGAGGCGTGGAACGCGGGCGTCTTCCCGGTCGTGGCGGTCGGCAACGACCGCTACGCGACGACGTTCGTCGCTTCCCCGGCCAGCGACGATAATGCGTTCGGCGTCAACGCGACGAACGTCCCCGAAAGCGGCGATCGCGACGACGCCAAGATCGCCTACTTCGGGAACGTCGGCCCGCACCCGGGCAACTTCGACCTCTCGGATGGGGAGTCCCGAGATGCGACGCCGAAACTGGCAGCGCCGGGCATGAACGTCCGCGTCGAACCGTTTGGCGTCAAATCGGGGACCTCGATGGCCGCGCCGATGGTCGCTGGCGGGGCGCTCGTACTGGCCGCGGAAGGCTATGACAACGAGGAGATTTGGGACCGGCTGACCGCCTGTGCGTACCCGATCCCGAACGCAGGCGTTACCGAGACCGAGTACGGCCTGCTCGACGTTGAGGCGGCCGTCAACGGCCACGAGTATGAGGACAGCCAAGAAGACGTTCGCAACGAGGCGGCAATCGCCCGCGACGAGTTCAACCGCGGCTACGCGGAGGTTCGTGGCCGCACCCTTGGTGGCCTCTTTTCGTAA